The following coding sequences lie in one Corynebacterium humireducens NBRC 106098 = DSM 45392 genomic window:
- a CDS encoding lipocalin family protein has protein sequence MRRTLTALATIALAGGLLAPTAGAQNVLDGGRLGGASSQIIPDGSSVPGGELSEVDQKVDLDRYAGKWYQVAALPQPYTLQCAHNTTAEYGVIDDSTISVRNSCGTLVGGPSVIDGTATTRSDASLRVNFPGVPFQNPDGPTNYRVTYLEEDYSLAIVGDPTRSSGFVLSRTPDLSAEEWSKVRSIVENRGFNSCTFLTVPMQGGHGDVLPLCVL, from the coding sequence ATGCGTCGTACTCTCACCGCCCTGGCCACGATCGCCCTCGCCGGCGGCCTTCTCGCCCCGACTGCCGGTGCGCAGAACGTCCTGGACGGCGGTCGCCTGGGTGGAGCGTCTTCGCAGATCATCCCCGACGGTTCCTCCGTCCCCGGCGGTGAGCTCTCGGAGGTCGACCAGAAGGTCGACCTCGATCGCTACGCGGGCAAGTGGTACCAGGTTGCTGCCCTTCCGCAGCCCTACACCCTCCAGTGCGCTCACAACACCACCGCGGAGTACGGCGTCATCGACGACTCCACCATCTCCGTCCGCAACTCCTGCGGCACCCTCGTCGGTGGCCCGTCTGTCATCGACGGCACCGCGACCACCCGCTCGGATGCGTCCCTGCGGGTGAACTTCCCGGGCGTGCCCTTCCAGAACCCGGACGGCCCGACCAACTACCGGGTCACCTACCTTGAGGAGGACTACTCCCTCGCCATCGTTGGTGATCCCACCCGTTCCTCCGGCTTCGTGCTCTCGCGCACCCCGGATCTGAGCGCGGAGGAGTGGTCGAAGGTTCGCAGCATCGTGGAGAACCGCGGCTTCAACTCGTGCACCTTCCTCACCGTCCCCATGCAGGGCGGCCACGGCGACGTCCTGCCGCTGTGCGTGCTCTAA
- a CDS encoding SDR family oxidoreductase yields the protein MAPSLRPTLTYTAHHRDRLVLVTGATGYVGGRLITELLAAGFTVRASSRRIDSMRRFDWSTDVELVEADLSNPDDARGIMEGVDVAMYLVHSMGGKDEDFEKVEADTATAFSDAAATAGVRQIVYLSGLHPTSKKLDELSKHMRSRERVARIFVDGATPALVLRAATLIGSGSASFEMIRHLTERLPVMVAPRWIKNRIEPLAIRDTLYYLVKAADLDEPVNRQYDVGCGKVYEFADLLRLYGRQKGLRRHIYAVPLPLPMDRLSGAWIGLVTPVPAGLAVPLAQSMAEDAVTEDHDIAEIIPDPPDGLIDYPTAVALAIKAETDRGVPTSWDRSWSTTDDAADSLPTDPEWSGTSVYEDTRQGDSTLPAEKIWEVIEGIGGPNGWYSTPVLWRVRGIIDRLVGGPGLGSRRDPRHLVLGDRVDWWRVVALEPPHRLVLAAEMKVDGRAWLVLEVNDNGSGSTYIQRAIYQPTGLPGRLYWWSLIPFHALIFPLMLRNILKKAKQTATSSDDDTHTQK from the coding sequence ATGGCACCCTCGTTGCGCCCCACACTCACCTACACGGCTCACCATCGCGACCGTCTTGTCCTTGTGACGGGAGCGACTGGCTATGTCGGAGGTCGACTGATCACCGAGCTCCTGGCGGCCGGCTTCACGGTCCGGGCTTCTTCCCGCCGCATTGACAGCATGCGCCGGTTCGACTGGAGCACGGACGTCGAGCTGGTCGAAGCTGACCTCTCCAACCCCGACGACGCCCGCGGAATCATGGAGGGGGTGGATGTAGCCATGTACCTCGTCCACTCCATGGGCGGCAAGGACGAGGACTTCGAGAAAGTAGAGGCCGATACGGCCACGGCTTTCAGTGATGCCGCAGCAACCGCAGGAGTCAGGCAGATCGTCTACCTGTCCGGGCTGCACCCCACGAGCAAGAAGCTGGACGAACTGTCCAAACATATGCGCTCCCGTGAACGTGTCGCCCGCATTTTCGTCGATGGGGCGACGCCGGCACTGGTCTTGCGCGCTGCAACGCTCATCGGCTCGGGCTCAGCCTCCTTCGAGATGATCCGACACCTCACCGAACGACTGCCCGTGATGGTGGCGCCGCGATGGATCAAGAACCGCATCGAACCACTAGCCATTCGGGATACGTTATATTACCTGGTCAAGGCGGCTGACCTCGACGAACCAGTTAACCGACAGTACGACGTGGGATGCGGAAAAGTGTATGAGTTCGCCGATCTCCTACGCCTCTACGGGCGACAGAAGGGGCTGCGCCGGCACATCTACGCTGTACCTCTGCCACTTCCCATGGACCGCCTATCCGGAGCATGGATCGGCCTGGTCACGCCGGTACCTGCCGGCCTGGCGGTACCTCTGGCCCAGTCCATGGCCGAAGATGCCGTCACGGAAGACCATGACATCGCCGAGATCATTCCCGACCCGCCCGATGGCCTGATCGACTATCCCACCGCAGTCGCCCTGGCCATCAAGGCCGAAACCGACCGCGGCGTCCCCACGTCCTGGGACCGCAGCTGGAGCACAACCGATGACGCTGCAGACAGCCTTCCCACAGACCCTGAGTGGTCAGGCACGTCCGTCTACGAGGACACCAGGCAGGGAGATTCGACTCTTCCGGCAGAAAAGATCTGGGAGGTAATCGAAGGAATCGGAGGGCCGAACGGCTGGTACTCCACCCCCGTACTGTGGCGGGTGCGGGGAATCATCGACCGCTTGGTCGGAGGCCCAGGGCTGGGGAGCCGTCGCGACCCGCGCCACCTCGTCCTCGGTGACCGCGTGGACTGGTGGCGAGTGGTCGCACTGGAACCACCTCATCGACTCGTCCTGGCTGCCGAGATGAAAGTCGATGGACGAGCGTGGCTCGTCCTCGAAGTCAACGACAACGGATCAGGCTCGACATATATTCAACGCGCCATTTATCAGCCGACGGGCCTGCCTGGACGACTCTACTGGTGGTCACTCATTCCCTTCCACGCGCTCATCTTCCCACTCATGCTGCGCAACATCCTCAAGAAGGCCAAGCAAACCGCTACCTCCTCCGACGATGACACTCATACCCAGAAGTGA
- a CDS encoding glycosyltransferase family A protein, with product MNILPSRPSSSDLPAGERPRRALDSRLHHGSNTTTPSISVIIPCYNDASLLRRCLESLARQTVSPHEVIVVDNGSTDDTAEVAAAAGARVISETRQGITWATRAGLDAATGDILARTDADVVAPTDYISRLHATWVAADRSPGRRVVGVTGVARFEITGRVGDVASALYLGAYRRSVGSALGHHPMFGTNYSLRATWWRQVRDRVDSADTDSHEDMQISFEVGPDETVWFQPDLTLDMDARALQGAGQGLRRFRRGLHTILRAWRRHPPHRRLAARGLLGPSIQKALS from the coding sequence GTGAACATCTTGCCTAGTCGACCATCCTCTTCAGATCTTCCTGCGGGTGAACGCCCCCGACGGGCTCTCGATTCGCGCCTTCACCACGGCAGTAACACCACCACGCCGTCTATCAGCGTCATCATTCCCTGCTACAACGACGCATCACTCCTCCGGCGCTGCCTGGAATCGTTGGCACGGCAGACGGTGTCACCGCATGAAGTCATCGTCGTCGATAATGGTTCCACCGACGACACTGCGGAGGTCGCGGCCGCTGCAGGCGCGCGGGTGATCAGCGAGACACGTCAAGGCATCACCTGGGCCACTCGAGCAGGCTTAGATGCTGCTACCGGCGATATCCTCGCCCGTACCGACGCCGATGTGGTGGCCCCGACCGACTACATATCCCGACTGCACGCCACCTGGGTGGCCGCAGATCGCTCGCCCGGACGTCGCGTTGTCGGTGTCACCGGTGTGGCTCGTTTCGAGATCACTGGCCGTGTTGGAGACGTGGCGAGCGCGCTCTACCTCGGGGCTTACCGACGCAGTGTCGGATCCGCCCTGGGACATCACCCGATGTTCGGCACGAACTACTCCCTGCGCGCGACGTGGTGGAGGCAGGTCCGTGACCGGGTTGACTCCGCCGACACCGACTCACACGAGGACATGCAGATCTCCTTCGAGGTAGGGCCGGATGAGACAGTGTGGTTCCAGCCCGATCTCACCCTCGATATGGATGCCCGAGCCCTCCAGGGCGCTGGCCAGGGCCTCCGGAGATTCCGGCGAGGATTACACACCATCCTGCGCGCCTGGCGACGACATCCCCCGCACAGACGTCTGGCAGCCCGGGGCCTGCTCGGCCCCTCAATTCAGAAGGCACTTTCATGA
- a CDS encoding prenyltransferase: MIMVRGILAASRPISWVNTAFPFGLAYLLAGGGLDWLFWVGVIFFLIPYNIAMYGINDVFDYESDIRNPRKGGVEGAVLPKTMHKPLLWASVLTTVPFLVAMYAVGTWQSAIWLTVAMVAVVAYSAPPMRFKERPVLDSVTSSAHFVTPAIVGATIQAGETPGYFWLAAGAFFLWGMASHALGAVQDVTADREGGLSSIATALGARTVTRLAAGAYLVAALLMFAMPSPAWIVGVVGLGYVANTLRFWNITEATCEDVNRAWRVFLWLNYLVGAVVTISIAYAHF; the protein is encoded by the coding sequence ATGATTATGGTCCGCGGCATCCTCGCCGCCTCCCGGCCGATCAGCTGGGTCAACACCGCCTTCCCCTTCGGCCTGGCCTACCTGCTGGCCGGCGGGGGACTGGACTGGCTGTTCTGGGTCGGCGTGATCTTCTTCCTCATCCCGTACAACATCGCCATGTACGGCATCAACGACGTCTTCGACTACGAGTCGGACATCCGCAACCCCCGCAAGGGCGGTGTCGAGGGCGCGGTCCTGCCGAAGACCATGCACAAGCCCCTCCTGTGGGCCTCCGTGCTCACCACCGTGCCGTTCCTCGTGGCCATGTACGCCGTCGGCACCTGGCAGTCCGCGATCTGGCTGACCGTCGCGATGGTGGCGGTGGTCGCCTACTCCGCCCCGCCCATGCGCTTCAAGGAGCGCCCCGTCCTCGACTCCGTCACCTCCTCGGCGCACTTTGTCACCCCCGCAATCGTCGGCGCGACCATCCAGGCGGGGGAGACCCCGGGTTACTTCTGGCTCGCGGCCGGCGCCTTCTTCCTCTGGGGCATGGCCAGCCACGCCCTGGGCGCGGTCCAGGATGTCACCGCGGACCGCGAGGGTGGCCTGAGCTCGATCGCCACGGCACTGGGGGCCCGCACCGTCACCCGTCTCGCGGCCGGCGCCTATCTTGTCGCCGCGCTGCTCATGTTCGCCATGCCCTCCCCGGCGTGGATCGTGGGCGTCGTCGGCCTGGGATATGTGGCCAACACCCTGCGCTTCTGGAACATCACCGAGGCCACCTGCGAGGACGTCAACCGTGCTTGGCGGGTGTTCCTGTGGCTGAACTACCTGGTGGGGGCAGTCGTGACCATCAGCATCGCTTACGCCCATTTCTAG
- a CDS encoding SpaA isopeptide-forming pilin-related protein has protein sequence MAATGRDLHCVVQNVQGGFAVAKALHGDEPKATIAFDGTFTATYDITVINSIGRASELKFPVVDTVVYPEGFTVEEVTFIHQGQPISDVERDGNFFRIPADALNPFSAGEVKTITVEVQGRATAEAQKNVVDGLLERCESANPENAQNPRGLFNGVSLEGEDDPEGERNNYACIDPEQPGIEVSKDVAEVDVHHGEEATRSVTYTVTVTNPEKGITRTYELVDTPAFSDTVTIDHAYIASGDTLAKTGLFPGGGPYDVTSVLNGGEPVEIGPGETHTYTVTVRFTGPRASSDQNSWQCSADGEGRGLFNSVELTSGAVTATDDDCAPVPPPGKVMLRLEKVGADDLTIPLSGAAFAVHEVAEDGSPGQFVAALETDVAGYHTGELEAGVPYFLIETKSPQDYQLLPTPVKVMVRSTAEGNVLEILNSVDVIGASVRESDDPDVVVVQVADVRIGTLPKTGGSGVGELTVLGVLILVVGVLTARRRSA, from the coding sequence GTGGCCGCCACCGGCCGCGACCTCCACTGTGTCGTGCAGAACGTGCAGGGGGGATTCGCCGTGGCGAAGGCCCTGCACGGCGACGAGCCGAAGGCGACGATCGCCTTTGACGGTACCTTCACCGCGACCTATGACATCACCGTGATCAACTCCATCGGCAGGGCATCCGAACTGAAGTTCCCGGTCGTGGACACCGTCGTCTACCCGGAGGGATTCACCGTCGAGGAGGTGACCTTCATCCACCAGGGACAGCCCATCAGCGACGTGGAACGCGACGGGAACTTCTTCCGCATTCCCGCTGACGCCCTCAACCCCTTCAGCGCCGGCGAAGTGAAGACGATCACGGTGGAGGTCCAGGGCCGGGCCACCGCAGAGGCCCAGAAGAACGTCGTCGACGGCCTCCTCGAGCGCTGTGAGTCGGCGAACCCGGAGAACGCGCAGAACCCGCGCGGTCTGTTCAACGGGGTCTCCCTCGAAGGGGAGGACGACCCGGAAGGGGAGCGCAACAACTACGCCTGCATCGACCCTGAGCAGCCGGGCATTGAGGTGTCCAAGGACGTCGCCGAGGTCGACGTGCACCACGGTGAGGAGGCCACCCGCTCCGTCACCTACACCGTGACCGTGACCAACCCGGAGAAGGGCATCACACGCACCTACGAACTGGTCGACACCCCGGCGTTCTCGGACACCGTCACCATCGACCACGCCTACATCGCGAGCGGAGACACTTTGGCGAAGACCGGGCTCTTCCCGGGCGGTGGCCCCTATGATGTGACGAGCGTGCTCAACGGCGGGGAACCGGTGGAGATCGGCCCCGGCGAGACCCACACCTACACGGTGACGGTCCGTTTCACCGGCCCGCGTGCCTCGTCAGACCAGAACAGCTGGCAGTGCTCCGCGGACGGGGAGGGCCGGGGACTCTTCAACTCCGTGGAGCTGACCTCCGGGGCGGTGACGGCCACCGACGACGACTGCGCGCCGGTGCCGCCGCCCGGGAAGGTAATGCTGAGGCTGGAGAAGGTCGGCGCAGATGACCTGACCATCCCGTTGTCCGGCGCTGCCTTCGCGGTGCACGAGGTGGCCGAGGACGGCAGCCCGGGCCAGTTCGTGGCCGCACTCGAGACTGACGTCGCCGGCTACCACACCGGGGAACTGGAGGCCGGTGTGCCGTACTTCCTCATCGAGACGAAGTCCCCGCAGGACTACCAGCTGCTGCCCACTCCGGTGAAGGTCATGGTCCGGAGCACCGCGGAGGGGAACGTGCTGGAGATCCTCAACAGTGTCGACGTCATCGGGGCGTCGGTACGGGAATCCGACGACCCTGACGTGGTGGTGGTCCAGGTCGCTGACGTCCGGATCGGCACGCTGCCCAAGACCGGTGGCAGCGGAGTCGGTGAGCTCACCGTGCTCGGCGTTCTCATCCTCGTCGTGGGAGTCCTCACCGCCCGCAGGCGTAGCGCCTGA
- a CDS encoding transposase gives MWATDDEYVALEVTWMFYQDMIQAYGHPKKSEGKKLMSRVINSIRKGLPAGLEELAQLGRTLWRRREDILAYFDIGASNGPVEAINGRLEHLRGIALGFRNLDHYILRCLIHSGQLQGKINAL, from the coding sequence TTGTGGGCCACCGACGATGAGTACGTCGCACTCGAGGTCACCTGGATGTTCTACCAGGACATGATCCAGGCGTACGGGCATCCGAAGAAATCGGAGGGAAAGAAGCTGATGAGCAGGGTGATCAACAGCATTCGTAAGGGACTACCCGCCGGGCTGGAGGAGCTCGCCCAACTCGGGCGCACCTTGTGGCGCCGGCGTGAGGACATCCTCGCCTATTTCGATATCGGCGCATCCAACGGGCCAGTCGAGGCTATCAACGGACGGCTGGAGCACCTGCGCGGCATCGCCCTCGGGTTCAGGAACCTGGACCACTACATATTGCGGTGCCTGATTCACTCCGGGCAGCTGCAGGGGAAGATCAACGCACTCTAA
- a CDS encoding phytoene/squalene synthase family protein: MPESPDPNGYLRRFDDMSVTATNKVITSYSTSFTLATRLLASRVRTDIRNLYAMVRIADEIVDGTAEAAGLSPDECGELLDAYEAAVLAAPEVRFHVDPVLHAYATSARRCGFDPDHVRAFFTSMRRDLDQATHDPGSFNTYVYGSAEVIGLMCLSAFLVDHPVTETERARLDGGARSLGAAFQKINFLRDLAEDADVLGRSYFPGVSPAALSEEKKARLIADIRVDLADADSVIGALPLSARAGVLAASYLFADLTDRLEATPAAELSTRRVSVPRRTKAAILARAVATAPRKTSPTKAGSA; this comes from the coding sequence ATGCCTGAGAGCCCCGATCCGAACGGATACCTCCGCCGCTTCGACGACATGTCAGTGACCGCCACCAACAAGGTCATCACCTCGTACTCCACCAGCTTCACACTGGCCACGAGGTTGCTCGCCTCGCGGGTGCGCACCGACATCCGCAATCTCTACGCCATGGTGCGCATCGCCGACGAGATCGTCGACGGCACCGCCGAGGCCGCCGGCCTGAGCCCGGACGAGTGCGGGGAGCTTCTCGACGCCTACGAGGCCGCCGTCCTCGCCGCCCCTGAGGTCCGCTTCCACGTCGATCCCGTCCTTCACGCCTACGCCACATCGGCCCGACGCTGCGGCTTCGACCCCGACCATGTCCGGGCATTTTTCACCTCCATGCGCCGCGATCTTGACCAGGCCACCCACGACCCAGGTTCCTTCAACACCTACGTCTACGGCTCGGCCGAGGTCATCGGCCTGATGTGCCTGTCGGCCTTCCTCGTCGACCACCCGGTCACCGAGACCGAACGAGCCCGGCTGGACGGCGGTGCCCGGTCACTGGGCGCGGCATTCCAGAAGATCAACTTCCTCCGTGACCTGGCCGAAGACGCCGATGTCCTTGGCCGCAGCTACTTCCCCGGCGTGTCACCGGCCGCCCTTTCGGAGGAGAAGAAGGCCCGCCTTATCGCCGACATTCGCGTCGACCTCGCCGACGCTGACTCTGTCATCGGCGCCCTGCCCCTGTCCGCCCGGGCCGGCGTCCTCGCCGCCTCCTACCTGTTCGCCGACCTCACCGATCGCCTGGAGGCCACGCCGGCCGCCGAGCTGAGTACCCGGCGGGTCAGTGTCCCACGGCGCACCAAGGCCGCCATCCTCGCCCGCGCCGTGGCCACCGCCCCGCGCAAGACCTCGCCCACGAAAGCTGGATCCGCATGA
- a CDS encoding lycopene cyclase domain-containing protein has product MTYALISLPFLIFAAVLAFRHRHAVPRQLAVTAIVAVILLVLTVIFDNVMIWAGLVGYGEDQRLGLDLGLVPVEDLFYPLVAALIIPAVWRGRGVRR; this is encoded by the coding sequence ATGACCTACGCCCTCATCAGCCTCCCGTTCCTGATCTTCGCCGCCGTCCTGGCGTTCCGGCACCGCCATGCGGTGCCGCGCCAGCTCGCCGTCACCGCGATCGTCGCGGTGATCCTGCTCGTGCTCACCGTCATCTTCGACAACGTCATGATCTGGGCCGGTCTCGTCGGCTACGGCGAGGACCAGCGCCTCGGGCTCGACCTCGGACTGGTCCCCGTCGAGGACCTCTTCTACCCGCTGGTCGCGGCCCTGATCATTCCCGCGGTGTGGCGCGGTCGAGGGGTGAGACGATGA
- a CDS encoding lycopene cyclase domain-containing protein, translated as MSFAYLTILLVTIGCMVLCDWRWRLTFFHDARRAALISVCMVALFLAWDALGIITGSFYRGDTDYMVGVELAPEMPLEEPIFLFFLTYLTLNLTSAARMMLIDAPSSSTVRP; from the coding sequence ATGAGCTTCGCGTACCTGACCATCCTGCTGGTCACCATCGGCTGCATGGTGCTGTGCGACTGGCGCTGGCGGCTGACCTTCTTCCACGACGCCCGCCGCGCCGCCCTCATCAGCGTGTGCATGGTCGCCCTCTTCCTCGCCTGGGACGCCCTCGGCATCATCACCGGCTCCTTCTACCGCGGCGACACCGACTACATGGTCGGCGTCGAACTAGCCCCCGAGATGCCCCTGGAGGAGCCGATCTTCCTTTTCTTCCTCACCTACCTCACCCTCAACCTCACCTCGGCGGCGCGCATGATGCTTATCGACGCCCCCTCCTCCAGCACGGTGCGCCCATGA
- a CDS encoding polyprenyl synthetase family protein has translation MSDRIATRVAASLAVLNDYLTSLRGAAPASSDLLEHAYQGLSTFSLGGKHLRARLVHISAGDVQGDQLQAATVFGACVDMMHGAFLIHDDIIDRDDTRRGAPTVHAAVRDEFGNEHLGTSIAITTGDLGLNTAIGVLLDSPVDDTLVRQAMKILNAAAGQTIIGEILDIAHSVADQPDPDLVRLSNHLKTSDYSFSAPLKLGALAAGRDPAPMGPIGRELGRAYQAADDIAGTVGQSADTGKLAGGDVLHGRATLMTMRMDNGAEEDPMRLAEITADVVNEGQAHLEVARELIDKALLEPGIRDDLLTVTSTIEGMLRTYA, from the coding sequence ATGAGCGACCGCATCGCTACCAGGGTCGCGGCCAGCCTCGCGGTCCTCAACGACTACCTGACCTCCCTGCGCGGAGCCGCTCCCGCATCTTCTGACCTCCTGGAACACGCCTACCAGGGCCTTTCCACCTTCTCCCTGGGCGGCAAACACCTGCGCGCACGCCTCGTTCACATCAGCGCCGGCGACGTGCAGGGAGACCAGCTTCAGGCGGCCACTGTGTTCGGGGCCTGCGTCGACATGATGCACGGAGCTTTTCTCATCCACGACGACATCATCGACCGAGACGACACCCGCCGAGGCGCTCCCACCGTTCACGCTGCCGTCCGCGACGAGTTCGGCAATGAACACCTGGGGACATCCATCGCCATTACTACCGGTGACCTGGGACTCAACACCGCCATCGGCGTTCTCCTCGACTCCCCAGTCGATGACACCCTGGTGCGCCAGGCCATGAAGATCCTCAACGCCGCGGCAGGACAGACCATCATCGGAGAGATCCTCGACATCGCCCATTCTGTCGCCGATCAGCCGGATCCCGACCTTGTCCGCCTGAGCAATCACCTCAAGACCTCCGACTACAGCTTCAGCGCCCCACTCAAACTCGGAGCCTTGGCGGCCGGTCGTGACCCAGCCCCCATGGGTCCCATCGGCCGGGAGCTCGGCCGGGCGTATCAGGCCGCCGACGACATAGCCGGCACTGTCGGGCAGTCAGCCGACACCGGCAAGCTCGCTGGAGGAGACGTCCTCCACGGTCGGGCCACCCTGATGACCATGCGTATGGACAACGGGGCCGAGGAAGACCCCATGCGACTCGCTGAGATCACTGCCGACGTGGTGAACGAGGGGCAGGCTCACCTCGAGGTGGCGCGCGAGCTCATCGACAAAGCACTCCTGGAACCCGGCATCCGCGACGACCTGCTGACGGTCACCTCCACAATCGAGGGGATGCTGCGCACCTATGCCTGA
- a CDS encoding phytoene desaturase, which produces MSRTSDPQDTPRKAVVIGAGVAGLATSALLAREGYRVTVVERIDTVGGRAGDLTVEDAPGFRWDTGPSWYLMPEAFDHFFRLLGTSAAEQLDLVDLTPAYRVFPEQHEPVDVPSGRVEAVAFFESIEPGAGRALEDYLDSAADAYDIALDRFLYTTFSDLRPLVHRDVRTRARRLAGLLTGSLEDFVNSRFRDTRLRQILTYPAVFLSSRPESTPALYHLMSHTDLVQGVKYPVGGFTSVVRAFHRLALEQGVEFRLNTEVTAITTAGGRATGVRVRTPDGQVEDIPADIVVSGADLHHTENRLLPASMRTYPEKYFAGRDPGIGTVLVMLGVRGRLPQLAHHNLLFSQDWSTDFAAVFDGPHEERPLGASRSIYVSMPSATEDGVAPPEHENLFVLVPVPATESLGHGSLFREEGSATVEAIADAAIDQITAWADVPDLRERIVARHTVGPADFAERYHAWRGGSIGPAHTLRQSAFLRGKNVSGKVDNLYYAGATTVPGVGVPMCLISAENVIKRLRGDTSPGALPEVGA; this is translated from the coding sequence ATGAGCCGCACCTCCGACCCCCAGGACACTCCCCGGAAAGCCGTCGTCATCGGCGCCGGCGTCGCCGGCCTGGCCACCTCCGCGCTGCTGGCGAGGGAGGGGTACCGGGTGACGGTCGTCGAACGCATCGACACCGTCGGTGGCCGCGCCGGTGATCTCACCGTCGAGGATGCCCCCGGCTTCCGCTGGGACACCGGCCCCTCGTGGTACCTCATGCCCGAGGCCTTCGACCACTTCTTCCGCCTGCTGGGCACCTCCGCTGCGGAACAGCTCGACCTCGTCGACCTCACCCCGGCCTACCGGGTCTTCCCCGAACAGCATGAGCCCGTCGACGTCCCCAGCGGCAGGGTGGAGGCCGTCGCCTTCTTCGAGTCGATCGAACCGGGCGCCGGCCGGGCACTCGAGGACTACCTCGACAGCGCCGCCGACGCCTACGACATCGCCCTCGACCGCTTCCTCTACACCACCTTCTCGGATCTCAGGCCCCTGGTCCACCGCGACGTACGCACCCGCGCCCGCCGCCTGGCCGGCCTACTGACAGGGTCGCTGGAAGACTTCGTCAACAGCCGCTTCCGCGACACCCGCCTGCGCCAGATCCTCACCTACCCGGCCGTCTTCCTCTCCTCCCGCCCGGAATCCACCCCCGCGCTCTACCACCTCATGAGCCACACCGACCTGGTCCAGGGCGTGAAGTACCCGGTCGGCGGCTTCACCTCCGTCGTCCGGGCCTTCCACCGCCTGGCCCTCGAACAGGGGGTGGAGTTCCGACTGAACACCGAGGTCACCGCCATCACCACCGCCGGGGGCCGGGCCACCGGTGTCCGCGTGCGCACCCCGGACGGTCAGGTCGAAGACATCCCGGCCGACATCGTCGTCTCCGGCGCGGACCTCCACCACACCGAGAACCGCCTGCTGCCCGCCAGCATGCGGACCTACCCCGAGAAGTACTTCGCTGGCCGCGACCCCGGCATCGGCACCGTCCTGGTCATGCTCGGAGTCAGGGGAAGGCTCCCGCAGTTGGCCCACCACAACCTGCTGTTCAGCCAGGACTGGTCCACCGACTTCGCCGCCGTCTTCGACGGCCCGCACGAAGAGCGCCCGCTCGGCGCCTCCCGCTCCATCTACGTCTCCATGCCGTCGGCCACCGAGGACGGTGTCGCCCCGCCGGAGCACGAGAACCTCTTCGTCCTCGTTCCCGTCCCGGCGACCGAGTCTCTCGGCCACGGTTCCCTGTTCCGCGAGGAGGGTTCGGCCACCGTCGAGGCCATCGCCGACGCCGCCATCGACCAGATCACCGCCTGGGCCGACGTCCCGGACCTGCGCGAACGCATCGTCGCGCGCCACACCGTCGGCCCGGCCGACTTCGCCGAGCGCTACCACGCCTGGCGCGGCGGCTCCATTGGCCCCGCCCACACCCTCCGGCAGTCCGCCTTCCTCCGCGGGAAGAACGTTTCGGGGAAGGTGGACAACCTCTACTACGCAGGAGCCACCACCGTCCCCGGCGTCGGAGTGCCCATGTGCCTGATCTCCGCGGAGAACGTCATCAAACGCCTGCGCGGTGACACCTCCCCGGGCGCCCTGCCGGAGGTGGGCGCATGA